The genomic region CAAACTTGTGCAATACACAGTCCATGATGCGTCAGTACCACCAACGTCCCCCTCGCTTCCGTGGTATGACTTGGGTACAGGTGTGAGAATTGATCCCCACAATACCACCATGCATGATCCAGTACCTGACACGATTTGGCGGATGCAGTTTGATTACGATGGCACTGCCAATGGTCAAATCGGGCGACTGACTCTAGTAACTCCAGAAAGGCCAGATCAGAGCCAACAGGAGGCTAGAAACAATAACCGCCCCCGACGCTGTGTGTTCGTTTCTAATTTGTTGGGTGCACTGCGGGAAGATCGGGATCAAGGCTGTGTTGTCCGGTGACAACTAG from Cyanobacteriota bacterium harbors:
- a CDS encoding prepilin-type N-terminal cleavage/methylation domain-containing protein, which encodes MNRKQEVVQQAPPHDAGYTLVEVLVVVVMIGVMVAIAVPGWVAFRNRFALSSAQVKVAAVLKRAQNEAKLLKTKRQASFRMQGKLVQYTVHDASVPPTSPSLPWYDLGTGVRIDPHNTTMHDPVPDTIWRMQFDYDGTANGQIGRLTLVTPERPDQSQQEARNNNRPRRCVFVSNLLGALREDRDQGCVVR